One segment of Neobacillus endophyticus DNA contains the following:
- a CDS encoding histidine kinase translates to MEYWVIICKLILFAFLAAHYIQHPVFNIPFVMLSFLLYLCLNLLIYLIKHEYVQKVVFLLSIVQIMVSFNWVEPLFILLLPINLCELIASYIQKKWLLFTLILLPLLWLDSIVRFQYGLAAALSFVIHTLAISAEAKLRFQEAQLDEMRKKVHKLTTSLDNNEEFIRQSEYTFKLEERNRLSQVFHDEIGHSMTSALIQMEAAKRLVETDHQKALALLQNAINISKLGIENIRVTLKNLKPPMEQLGIHRLKLMIEEFSTKHQIKTTFVHKGYIDIIKPIQWKIIQENIIEVFTNALKYSKASMISIEVHVLNSLIKVEVRDNGIGAAKVKKGLGMIGMEERTASIDGKIIVDGTNGFSVTMLLPISEHENMKKNI, encoded by the coding sequence ATGGAATATTGGGTTATTATTTGTAAACTGATTTTATTTGCCTTTTTAGCAGCTCATTATATTCAGCATCCTGTTTTTAACATCCCGTTCGTTATGCTTTCCTTCCTTTTATACCTTTGTTTAAATCTCCTTATATATCTCATAAAACATGAATATGTTCAAAAAGTGGTCTTCCTCCTGTCGATTGTGCAAATTATGGTTTCTTTTAATTGGGTGGAGCCATTGTTTATATTACTTTTACCTATAAATTTGTGTGAGCTGATAGCCAGCTACATACAAAAAAAGTGGCTGCTTTTTACATTGATTTTATTGCCTTTATTATGGCTGGATTCAATTGTCAGATTTCAATATGGTTTGGCCGCTGCTTTAAGTTTTGTTATACACACTCTAGCTATAAGTGCTGAGGCAAAGTTGAGATTTCAGGAAGCACAGTTGGATGAAATGAGAAAAAAAGTTCATAAATTAACGACAAGTTTGGATAATAACGAGGAGTTTATCCGTCAATCAGAATATACGTTCAAGCTGGAAGAAAGAAATCGTCTTTCACAGGTGTTCCATGATGAAATTGGTCATTCCATGACAAGTGCTTTAATTCAAATGGAGGCAGCCAAAAGGCTGGTGGAAACCGATCATCAAAAAGCTTTGGCATTGCTGCAAAATGCAATTAATATTTCCAAATTGGGGATTGAAAACATCCGGGTTACCTTAAAGAATCTAAAACCTCCAATGGAACAATTGGGGATTCATCGACTTAAATTAATGATTGAAGAGTTTTCAACAAAACATCAAATCAAAACAACATTTGTTCATAAAGGTTATATCGATATCATCAAACCAATCCAATGGAAAATTATACAGGAAAATATCATTGAAGTATTTACTAACGCGTTGAAATATTCAAAGGCATCCATGATCTCGATTGAAGTTCATGTCCTTAATTCCTTAATAAAAGTAGAAGTTAGGGATAATGGGATTGGTGCAGCGAAGGTAAAAAAAGGCTTGGGGATGATTGGGATGGAAGAACGAACGGCATCGATAGACGGAAAGATTATTGTAGACGGGACAAATGGATTTTCAGTCACCATGCTATTACCTATTTCAGAACATGAAAATATGAAGAAAAATATATGA
- the ptsP gene encoding phosphoenolpyruvate--protein phosphotransferase — MNFLHGIAASNGIAIAKAYRLVEPDLSFEKRTIEDASAEVERFRQAMAKSKSELEAIRDRAKVDLGEDKAAIFEAHLLVLSDPELNSPIEDKIQSEKVNAEVALKETADMFVTMFEQMDNEYMKERAADIRDVTKRVLSHLLAVQLPNPSMIAEEVIIVAEDLTPSDTAQLNRQFVKGFTTNIGGRTSHSAIMARSLEIPAVVGTKTATEEIKNGDMVIVDGLKGEVHINPTAELISQYRKVAEEYEVQKAEWAKLVNEQTISADGHHVDLAANIGTPNDLKGVISNGAEGVGLYRTEFLYMGRDQLPTEEEQFEAYKAVLEGMNGKPVVVRTLDIGGDKELPYLELPKEMNPFLGFRAIRLCLEEQDIFRTQLRALLRASSFGNLKIMFPMIATLDEFRSAKAILEEEKQKLLSEGQKVADKIELGIMVEIPSTAILADQFAKEVDFFSIGTNDLIQYTMAADRMNQRVSYLYQPYSPSILRLVKMVIDAAHAEGKWAGMCGEMAGDETAIPLLLGLGLDEFSMSATSILKARSLISKLNKDEMERLAGEVLNMQTTSQVVEAVNNAISK; from the coding sequence ATGAATTTCTTACATGGAATTGCTGCATCAAACGGTATTGCTATTGCAAAAGCATACCGTTTGGTAGAACCCGATTTATCTTTTGAAAAGAGAACAATTGAAGATGCTTCAGCAGAAGTTGAACGGTTCCGCCAGGCTATGGCTAAATCGAAATCGGAGCTTGAAGCGATTCGCGACCGTGCAAAAGTTGACTTAGGAGAAGATAAAGCTGCGATTTTTGAAGCGCATCTTCTTGTATTAAGTGACCCTGAGTTAAATTCGCCGATTGAAGATAAAATTCAATCTGAAAAAGTTAACGCCGAGGTTGCTCTTAAGGAAACTGCTGACATGTTTGTCACCATGTTTGAACAAATGGATAACGAATATATGAAAGAACGTGCGGCAGATATCCGTGATGTTACCAAACGGGTATTATCCCATTTATTAGCTGTGCAATTACCGAACCCAAGCATGATTGCAGAAGAAGTAATCATTGTAGCAGAAGATTTAACTCCATCTGATACAGCGCAATTGAACCGTCAATTTGTAAAAGGCTTTACTACCAATATTGGAGGCCGCACTTCACATTCGGCCATCATGGCACGCTCTTTGGAGATTCCTGCAGTTGTTGGTACTAAAACAGCTACAGAAGAAATCAAAAATGGCGATATGGTAATCGTAGATGGCTTAAAAGGTGAAGTTCATATTAACCCGACAGCTGAGCTTATTTCTCAATATCGCAAAGTAGCGGAAGAGTATGAAGTTCAAAAAGCTGAGTGGGCAAAACTTGTCAATGAACAAACCATTTCTGCTGACGGTCATCATGTAGATCTAGCTGCAAACATTGGGACACCAAATGATTTAAAAGGTGTCATTTCAAATGGTGCTGAAGGAGTAGGTCTTTACCGTACAGAGTTCTTATATATGGGAAGAGATCAGCTGCCAACAGAAGAGGAACAATTTGAAGCCTATAAAGCAGTGTTGGAAGGAATGAATGGAAAACCAGTTGTCGTTCGTACATTAGATATCGGCGGTGACAAAGAGCTTCCATATTTGGAATTGCCGAAGGAAATGAACCCATTCTTAGGGTTCCGGGCAATCCGGCTTTGCCTTGAGGAACAAGACATTTTCCGCACTCAGCTTCGTGCTCTTTTACGTGCAAGCAGTTTCGGTAACTTGAAAATCATGTTCCCAATGATTGCCACATTGGATGAATTCAGATCTGCGAAGGCTATTCTTGAAGAAGAAAAGCAAAAGCTTTTATCTGAAGGACAAAAAGTAGCTGATAAAATTGAACTGGGAATTATGGTGGAAATTCCATCAACTGCCATCTTAGCCGATCAATTTGCTAAAGAAGTTGATTTCTTTAGTATCGGTACAAATGATCTAATTCAATACACAATGGCTGCAGACCGTATGAACCAGCGTGTATCATATCTGTACCAACCGTATAGCCCATCGATCTTAAGATTGGTTAAAATGGTTATTGATGCTGCTCATGCAGAAGGCAAATGGGCCGGCATGTGCGGAGAAATGGCTGGAGATGAAACAGCTATTCCGCTTCTGCTAGGACTTGGTCTTGATGAATTTTCTATGAGTGCTACGTCAATTTTAAAAGCACGTTCCTTAATCAGTAAATTAAACAAAGATGAAATGGAAAGACTTGCTGGTGAGGTACTGAACATGCAAACGACATCACAAGTAGTCGAAGCGGTAAACAATGCCATTTCTAAATAA
- a CDS encoding glycerol-3-phosphate dehydrogenase/oxidase, which translates to MNFSNLNRKKIVDNLKSEMFDVLVIGGGITGAGIALDAAARGIKTALVEMQDFAAGTSSRSTKLVHGGLRYLKQFEVKMVAEVGKERAIVYENGPHVTTPEWMLLPMHTGGTFGKLSTSIGLRVYDFLAGVKRSERRSMLSAVETVAKEPLIKRSGLKGGGYYVEYRTDDARLTIEVMKAAFEKGTIACNYTKVLKLIYENNKVAGALVEDQLTGETYEVRAKKIVNAAGPWVDSIRDLDHSKKGKTLQLSKGVHLVIDQTRFPLKQAIYFDTPDGRMVFAIPRDGKAYVGTTDTFYNEDAVNPRMTTSDRTYIINAINYMFPDMKITEKDIESSWSGVRPLIYEEGKNASEISRKDEVWVSDSGLITIAGGKLTGYRKMAETVVNLMVSMFQSEEGRNYPACSTKNLPISGGNVGGSSNFRSYVLNHIEEGVQLGLYKDEAEKLAKMYGSNIQAVYLCIKQNMEDAAKYGIPLGLFAKLVYGIEHEMVVTPVDFFNRRTGAILFNIKLVKKWKTQVIHYMADRFQWTEKDSKKYALLLEEAILEAEVPVDEPRSPLSAANE; encoded by the coding sequence ATGAACTTTTCGAATTTAAATCGAAAAAAAATCGTGGATAACCTTAAAAGTGAAATGTTTGATGTTCTGGTTATAGGCGGTGGAATTACCGGGGCGGGCATTGCCTTAGATGCTGCTGCCAGGGGAATAAAGACTGCTCTTGTTGAAATGCAGGATTTTGCAGCAGGCACCTCTAGCAGGTCAACAAAATTAGTTCATGGAGGACTAAGATACTTAAAACAATTTGAAGTGAAAATGGTTGCTGAAGTTGGAAAAGAGAGGGCAATTGTTTACGAAAATGGCCCGCATGTTACCACACCGGAGTGGATGCTGCTGCCAATGCATACAGGCGGTACATTCGGCAAGTTATCCACCTCAATCGGTCTTAGGGTGTATGATTTTTTGGCCGGGGTCAAGCGTTCTGAACGCCGCTCCATGTTATCAGCAGTGGAAACAGTAGCAAAAGAACCATTAATAAAGAGATCGGGATTAAAGGGAGGGGGTTATTATGTAGAATATCGTACAGATGATGCTCGTTTAACTATAGAAGTAATGAAAGCAGCTTTCGAGAAAGGCACTATTGCATGCAACTATACGAAAGTGTTGAAATTGATCTATGAAAACAATAAAGTGGCAGGGGCACTAGTGGAGGATCAATTAACAGGAGAAACGTATGAAGTGCGTGCGAAAAAAATTGTCAATGCCGCTGGTCCATGGGTAGATAGTATTCGTGATTTGGATCATTCCAAAAAGGGAAAAACACTGCAGCTTTCCAAAGGTGTCCATCTAGTAATTGACCAAACCAGATTTCCGTTAAAGCAGGCCATTTATTTTGATACACCAGATGGCCGAATGGTCTTTGCCATACCAAGGGATGGCAAGGCATATGTAGGCACAACCGATACATTTTATAACGAAGATGCAGTAAATCCAAGAATGACAACGTCTGACCGCACCTATATTATTAATGCGATAAACTATATGTTCCCTGATATGAAAATAACTGAGAAAGATATCGAATCCAGCTGGTCTGGTGTTAGGCCGCTCATTTATGAAGAAGGGAAAAACGCCTCCGAAATTTCTCGAAAAGATGAAGTTTGGGTATCGGATTCTGGATTAATTACTATTGCCGGCGGTAAGTTGACCGGATACCGAAAAATGGCGGAAACCGTAGTTAACTTAATGGTATCCATGTTTCAATCTGAAGAAGGCAGGAATTACCCCGCATGTTCAACAAAAAACTTGCCCATTTCAGGTGGAAATGTAGGGGGATCAAGCAATTTCCGTTCCTATGTATTAAACCATATCGAGGAAGGAGTTCAGCTGGGTCTTTATAAGGATGAGGCAGAAAAATTGGCAAAAATGTACGGGTCAAATATACAGGCCGTTTACCTATGTATAAAACAAAATATGGAGGATGCTGCGAAATATGGAATCCCTCTGGGTTTATTTGCAAAGCTCGTCTATGGGATTGAACATGAAATGGTGGTAACGCCAGTTGATTTCTTTAACCGCCGAACGGGGGCCATCCTATTTAACATAAAATTGGTTAAAAAGTGGAAAACACAAGTCATTCATTATATGGCTGACCGATTCCAGTGGACGGAAAAAGACAGTAAAAAATATGCTCTATTATTAGAAGAGGCGATATTAGAAGCAGAGGTGCCAGTTGATGAGCCAAGATCACCATTGTCTGCTGCGAATGAATAA
- a CDS encoding ABC transporter permease — MNILNIAIKEIKHSVRDIRTFVFMLAFPIVLMLILGTALSNAFNSKLAVDDIHVLYKITADPMIATSFQSFIKEAEKSGVQFKQISGNLDGKNEVKENNFSAYIEVTNDGIQLYGTSRNSIEESIIQGMLSAYAGRYNVVASVAKVDPSKVSTALASHSEDHFIKEKSLNSKKQPGSMDYYAMAMTTMIALYAALGASSLIRGERTRNTSIRLLTAPISKGEIFLGKIIGALLINITFVMVIVAFSSIAFKANWGNHFGMVFLVLATEVFLSVSFGLGVSYLAKTGEAARTILMIVIQLSSFFGGAYFKIDDAKGISITNLSPLTWANNAVTKIIYANDYLAAIKAISLNMGIAIIFLAISIILLRKREGL, encoded by the coding sequence GTGAACATATTAAATATAGCGATAAAGGAAATAAAACATAGTGTCCGTGATATTCGAACGTTTGTATTCATGCTTGCCTTTCCCATCGTATTAATGTTAATTCTTGGTACAGCTTTATCTAATGCATTTAATTCAAAGTTAGCTGTCGATGATATACATGTTTTATATAAAATTACCGCAGATCCTATGATTGCTACATCTTTTCAATCATTTATAAAAGAAGCAGAAAAGTCGGGGGTCCAGTTTAAGCAGATTTCAGGAAATCTTGATGGAAAAAATGAAGTAAAGGAAAATAATTTTTCTGCTTATATAGAAGTAACCAATGATGGAATTCAGCTTTATGGAACTAGTCGAAATAGCATAGAAGAAAGCATTATTCAAGGAATGCTTAGTGCTTATGCCGGAAGGTATAATGTAGTTGCTTCAGTGGCAAAGGTGGACCCAAGTAAGGTAAGTACTGCTTTGGCAAGTCATTCAGAAGATCATTTTATCAAGGAAAAATCTTTAAATTCAAAAAAACAGCCCGGTTCAATGGATTATTATGCAATGGCGATGACCACCATGATTGCTCTATATGCTGCTCTAGGTGCCTCCTCTCTCATACGTGGGGAAAGGACCAGGAATACGTCCATTCGCCTTTTAACTGCTCCAATCTCAAAGGGAGAAATCTTCTTGGGGAAAATAATTGGTGCATTATTGATCAATATTACTTTTGTTATGGTAATTGTTGCGTTTAGTTCAATAGCATTTAAAGCTAATTGGGGTAATCATTTCGGAATGGTGTTTCTAGTATTAGCAACTGAAGTGTTTCTGTCAGTTAGTTTCGGATTAGGGGTCAGTTATTTAGCAAAAACTGGCGAAGCAGCTCGTACTATTCTTATGATTGTGATTCAATTATCTTCATTTTTTGGCGGTGCCTACTTTAAAATAGACGATGCTAAAGGAATTTCTATCACAAATCTCTCTCCGCTTACCTGGGCAAACAATGCAGTTACGAAAATTATTTATGCTAATGATTATTTAGCGGCAATAAAGGCAATTAGTTTGAATATGGGGATAGCCATTATATTTTTAGCGATCTCCATCATCTTGTTACGTAAAAGGGAGGGGCTATAA
- a CDS encoding ABC transporter ATP-binding protein, whose protein sequence is MNVLELKNLTKKFADFVAVDNISLSITEGEIFGFLGANGAGKSTTINMIAGLLRPNEGEINILGKNSFKNSKFAKSNLGVVPQDLAIYEDLTAAENVRFFAGLYGIRGAELDERVHEALEFVGLHDKQKEYPKNFSGGMKRRLNIACAIAHRPKLIIMDEPTVGIDPQSRNYILQSVRKLNEMGCTIIYTSHYMEEVEEICSKIAIIDHGKVIAEGTKEQLISIITNTKDVWIEVKSGGNIDIGLIKEINGVKSVTLEETLLKVNSEIELNNLNKIIQSLMNQGIEISSLHEKEPNLETVFLTLTGRNLRD, encoded by the coding sequence ATGAATGTATTAGAACTTAAAAATTTAACAAAGAAATTTGCTGATTTTGTAGCAGTTGACAATATATCATTATCCATCACAGAAGGTGAGATTTTTGGGTTTTTAGGTGCAAATGGTGCAGGAAAAAGTACGACCATTAATATGATTGCCGGTCTTCTAAGACCAAATGAAGGTGAAATTAATATCCTGGGTAAAAATAGTTTTAAAAACAGCAAATTTGCTAAGTCAAATCTCGGAGTAGTCCCACAGGATTTGGCCATTTATGAAGATTTAACAGCAGCTGAGAATGTGAGATTTTTTGCTGGGCTATATGGGATTCGGGGGGCTGAACTAGATGAACGTGTACACGAAGCCTTGGAGTTTGTTGGCCTGCATGATAAACAAAAGGAATACCCAAAGAATTTTTCTGGCGGGATGAAAAGAAGGTTAAATATTGCTTGTGCTATAGCTCATAGACCCAAGCTGATTATTATGGATGAACCGACAGTCGGAATTGACCCGCAATCAAGAAATTATATACTCCAATCTGTAAGAAAATTAAACGAAATGGGCTGCACGATTATCTATACAAGCCATTACATGGAAGAGGTCGAAGAGATTTGTTCTAAAATTGCCATCATTGACCATGGAAAAGTAATAGCTGAAGGGACAAAGGAGCAATTAATTTCTATTATTACCAATACAAAGGATGTTTGGATTGAGGTAAAATCTGGCGGAAACATTGACATCGGACTGATTAAAGAAATTAATGGTGTAAAGTCAGTTACGCTGGAGGAAACTCTGCTGAAAGTAAATTCAGAAATTGAATTGAATAATTTAAATAAAATTATCCAATCACTCATGAATCAAGGTATTGAGATCAGCTCCCTGCATGAAAAAGAACCAAACTTAGAAACTGTGTTTCTAACGCTTACAGGCAGAAATCTAAGGGATTAG
- a CDS encoding NAD(P)-dependent oxidoreductase, translating to MNSTEKTIIGFIGTGVMGNSMAGHILAAGYPLVVYSRTKEKARELLEKGARWVDTPKQVAETASIVFTMVGYPTDVEEVFLGDNGLIRHGLSGSYFIDMTTSSPSLAGKIYQEAKHKGIQVLDAPVSGGDIGAKEARLSIMVGGEKESFDAVLPILKLLGSNVVYQGKSGAGQHTKMSNQIAIASNMIGVCEAIIYAEKAGLDPEAVLKSISTGAAGSWSLSNLVPRMLKADFEPGFYIKHFIKDMKIALEEANRMDMDVPGLALAKSLYDQLAERGEENSGTQALYKYWKS from the coding sequence ATGAATAGCACAGAAAAAACAATTATCGGTTTTATTGGCACAGGTGTAATGGGAAATAGTATGGCAGGCCATATTTTAGCAGCAGGGTATCCATTAGTGGTATACTCCAGAACGAAGGAAAAGGCCCGAGAATTACTCGAAAAAGGAGCTAGATGGGTGGATACACCTAAACAAGTGGCGGAAACAGCATCCATTGTTTTCACAATGGTTGGCTATCCTACAGACGTTGAGGAAGTTTTCTTAGGAGATAACGGGCTTATACGCCATGGACTGTCAGGAAGCTATTTCATTGATATGACAACATCATCACCATCCCTTGCAGGCAAAATCTATCAGGAAGCTAAACATAAAGGTATTCAAGTGTTGGATGCACCGGTATCTGGAGGAGATATAGGTGCAAAGGAAGCCAGATTATCGATTATGGTTGGCGGAGAAAAGGAATCTTTTGATGCAGTCCTTCCAATCTTAAAGCTGCTAGGTTCCAATGTTGTCTATCAAGGTAAGTCAGGTGCAGGCCAGCACACAAAAATGAGCAATCAAATTGCCATAGCTTCTAATATGATTGGTGTATGTGAAGCGATCATTTATGCTGAAAAAGCTGGCTTAGACCCTGAAGCGGTTCTAAAAAGCATTTCAACAGGTGCTGCTGGGAGCTGGTCGCTAAGCAATCTTGTTCCACGTATGCTAAAGGCTGACTTTGAACCAGGATTTTACATCAAGCATTTTATTAAGGATATGAAAATCGCTTTGGAAGAAGCCAATCGAATGGATATGGATGTACCTGGATTAGCATTGGCAAAATCCTTATATGATCAGCTGGCTGAAAGAGGAGAAGAAAATAGCGGTACCCAAGCTCTATATAAATATTGGAAAAGTTAA
- a CDS encoding response regulator transcription factor encodes MKIKIIIADDNSFIREGMKIILSTYHEFEVLETVNDGLEAVEYCKKHDVDIALLDIRMPNMNGVEATQIISEQTTTKPLILTTFDDDEYILDAIKNGAKGYLLKNNDPERIREAIKSVYNGNTVMQEVVLDKIKSNLTDQKNECKMDKSQFTEREMDIMTLIAKGYSNKEISKQLFISEGTIANYITTILGKTGLSHRTQIAIYYLTGKVN; translated from the coding sequence ATGAAAATAAAAATAATCATTGCTGATGATAATTCTTTTATTCGGGAAGGAATGAAAATCATTTTAAGCACTTACCATGAATTTGAAGTGCTTGAAACGGTAAATGACGGTCTGGAAGCAGTAGAATATTGTAAAAAACATGATGTTGATATCGCTTTGTTGGATATTAGAATGCCAAATATGAATGGTGTAGAAGCAACACAGATCATTTCAGAACAGACGACAACAAAACCATTGATTTTGACCACGTTTGACGACGATGAGTATATTCTTGATGCCATTAAAAATGGCGCTAAAGGTTATCTATTAAAAAACAATGATCCGGAACGTATTCGCGAGGCAATTAAGAGTGTCTACAATGGAAATACCGTTATGCAGGAGGTTGTTTTGGATAAAATTAAATCAAATTTGACTGACCAAAAAAATGAATGCAAAATGGATAAAAGTCAATTTACAGAAAGAGAAATGGACATCATGACATTGATTGCAAAAGGGTATTCCAATAAAGAAATTTCTAAACAACTTTTTATTTCAGAAGGAACTATTGCCAATTATATTACTACTATTCTGGGAAAAACAGGTCTTAGTCACAGAACACAAATTGCTATCTATTATTTAACGGGTAAAGTCAACTAA
- a CDS encoding phosphocarrier protein HPr: MAEKQFKVVAETGIHARPATLLVQTASKFDSEINLEYKGKTVNLKSIMGVMSLGIGQGAEIKITAEGSDSNDALNSITEMMKKEGLAE; the protein is encoded by the coding sequence ATGGCTGAGAAGCAATTTAAAGTAGTAGCAGAAACAGGAATCCATGCAAGACCTGCAACTTTATTAGTACAAACCGCTAGTAAATTTGATTCAGAAATTAATTTAGAATATAAAGGTAAAACTGTTAATTTAAAATCTATCATGGGTGTTATGTCTCTTGGAATCGGCCAAGGTGCTGAAATTAAAATTACTGCAGAAGGCAGTGATTCAAACGACGCATTAAACAGCATTACAGAAATGATGAAAAAAGAAGGTTTGGCAGAATAA
- a CDS encoding SDR family oxidoreductase — protein MDLNLSGKTALVAASSQGLGFAIAERLVREGANVVISGRDVKKLKQKASELEAISAGKIAYQEADLTRSEDITRLVSITAATFGGINILINNAGGPPAGSFEELTDDAWQTAFELNLLSYVRLIRESLPYLKQQGGKILNITSSSIKEPIPGLILSNTFRTGIIGLAKTLASELAPYGIIINTIAPGRIATDRVKHLDQVNADKLGVSREAVEAQMKAGIPLKRYGTPEEFANVATFLVSDANSYMTGSAFIVDGGMVKSI, from the coding sequence ATGGACTTAAATTTATCAGGAAAAACTGCGCTTGTCGCAGCATCAAGTCAAGGATTGGGCTTTGCCATCGCTGAACGGCTTGTACGGGAAGGCGCTAACGTAGTCATTTCCGGCAGAGATGTGAAAAAGCTAAAACAGAAAGCTAGCGAGCTAGAAGCAATTAGTGCCGGTAAAATTGCTTATCAGGAGGCAGATCTTACTAGATCAGAAGATATAACACGGCTTGTTTCCATCACTGCTGCAACCTTTGGCGGAATCAACATACTGATCAATAATGCTGGAGGCCCGCCCGCTGGTTCTTTTGAAGAATTAACGGATGATGCCTGGCAGACTGCATTTGAGTTAAACCTGCTATCATATGTTCGTTTGATTCGTGAGTCGTTGCCGTATTTAAAACAGCAGGGAGGGAAAATACTTAATATTACCTCTTCCTCCATAAAGGAACCCATACCTGGTTTGATTTTATCCAATACATTCCGGACAGGAATCATCGGCTTAGCAAAAACCCTTGCTTCGGAACTGGCCCCGTATGGAATTATCATTAACACAATCGCGCCGGGCAGGATTGCGACTGACCGGGTTAAACATTTGGATCAAGTGAATGCAGACAAACTTGGGGTTTCACGAGAAGCAGTTGAAGCTCAAATGAAAGCAGGAATACCATTGAAGAGATATGGAACCCCAGAAGAATTTGCAAATGTTGCCACTTTTCTCGTATCAGATGCGAATAGCTACATGACAGGAAGTGCATTTATTGTTGACGGCGGGATGGTAAAATCTATTTAA
- a CDS encoding ABC transporter permease translates to MKDVLWLVKKIAMVTFRKKRNIIIYFCLPLVGIFISFLVYGGSEQSQLKVAVVNQDHQKIANDTVHFLESLNNVKVMKLSEAAASDGITSGTIDCMITFKSGFSQSILSGQPGYIEITSIKGSQITGFVHSYLYQYIDNILSISKAANGNLDTFNKMYANYQNSHYSVKVSSLSDTSLGKDMTNQTIGFLLMIMLISAGNFAEIIIKEKENRTYFRLLSTPINARKYVLSNIIVSILVMFVQIIFTLIFLTKIFHINMHVTFWQMTEVLLIYALISVGLSLTIVSFSNSSASAGALQNLVSTPTCLLAGCFWPVGIMPKAVQRVADFMPQHWVLDTVGKLQQGDSVGSLYLNIMVLFAFAVAFFLIAVYKFSINKNVRNFI, encoded by the coding sequence ATGAAGGACGTTTTATGGTTAGTAAAGAAAATAGCAATGGTTACTTTTAGGAAAAAGAGAAATATCATTATCTATTTTTGTCTTCCTCTAGTTGGCATTTTCATTTCCTTTCTCGTATACGGCGGCTCAGAACAATCGCAGCTGAAAGTAGCGGTCGTCAATCAGGATCATCAGAAGATTGCCAATGATACGGTCCATTTCCTTGAAAGTTTAAATAATGTGAAGGTGATGAAATTAAGTGAAGCAGCTGCTTCCGATGGAATTACCTCTGGAACGATAGATTGTATGATTACTTTTAAAAGCGGGTTCTCCCAAAGTATATTGTCAGGGCAGCCTGGTTACATTGAAATAACCTCCATTAAAGGTTCACAAATAACGGGCTTTGTTCACTCCTATTTATATCAATATATCGATAATATTTTAAGTATCAGTAAAGCGGCGAATGGAAATTTAGACACTTTTAATAAGATGTATGCAAATTATCAGAACTCTCATTATAGCGTAAAAGTCAGCTCATTATCGGATACTTCCTTGGGAAAAGATATGACAAATCAAACAATTGGGTTCCTGCTTATGATTATGTTGATTTCGGCAGGGAATTTTGCTGAAATTATTATAAAGGAAAAGGAAAATCGCACCTATTTTCGGTTATTATCTACACCCATTAATGCGCGAAAATATGTGTTGTCGAACATTATCGTTAGCATTTTAGTTATGTTTGTCCAAATAATTTTTACCCTTATTTTTTTAACAAAGATATTCCATATCAACATGCACGTTACATTTTGGCAGATGACGGAAGTGTTATTGATCTATGCCCTTATATCTGTCGGATTGTCATTAACCATCGTTTCATTTTCCAACAGTTCTGCTTCAGCTGGTGCATTGCAAAACTTGGTTTCAACACCAACCTGTCTATTGGCAGGCTGTTTCTGGCCGGTAGGCATTATGCCAAAAGCCGTTCAAAGGGTTGCTGATTTTATGCCCCAGCATTGGGTTCTGGATACAGTTGGAAAACTTCAGCAAGGCGATTCGGTCGGGAGCCTGTATCTTAACATCATGGTCTTGTTTGCTTTTGCCGTAGCATTTTTCCTAATTGCTGTTTATAAATTTAGTATTAACAAGAATGTTCGAAATTTCATATAG